A region from the Campylobacter subantarcticus LMG 24377 genome encodes:
- a CDS encoding DUF2165 family protein: protein MRQLFFGNIADYNSNFQFLKHVMSMDTKPDYLGNVIFIGLLQILLSIILPIFL, encoded by the coding sequence TTGCGGCAATTGTTTTTTGGTAATATAGCTGATTATAATTCAAATTTTCAGTTTCTAAAGCATGTTATGAGTATGGATACCAAACCTGATTATTTAGGTAATGTTATTTTTATAGGACTATTACAAATTCTATTATCCATCATATTGCCTATATTTTTATGA
- a CDS encoding heavy metal translocating P-type ATPase — translation MHEIRLKIGNMTCVNCSNAVEKVCAKIDGVEDVSVSYVNSSGVFLLKDLSLEKKIKEKIKALGFEVLHEEQNLYEFKVQELKNMKIKLITSIILSAIVMYFEMFIQSNTSALIQMFLSMVAIFGCGKDFFIHAFKGLKHKNLDMNTLISLGAFTSFAYSFFVYFGVFSKDGYLYFSGGAMIISFVLLGKYLEEKVKFKSLEYQNKLKNIDVKKANIILEDGSIKSIPSAFVKENDVILVKEGESVVADGVIITGEAEVDVSFLTGEFLPLLKKQNDEILAGTVLINGSLKIKASKKAIESSLEQIKDLVFKAGNVKTPLTNLANKISAYFVACIIIFSFFVFAFWYFKEGINVAFLYACATLLISCPCALGLATPIAIVSALANGARNFILVKNPAVLESLSSIKLAIFDKTGTLSQDDLSVYKHNLTQEDFQKLTQIENLSSHPIAKAFIKELNVNLNLQGKLSVLVGSGLLYEENEDKYLIGNEKLMLENDVDIQKSKQFLQEFEDQAPICLYFAKNNICLGGVCLKNKLKNEAKDLIANLKQKDIKSIILSGDNKKSVTKIANELNIDTYYFDLKPSQKLDFIKEKIKKEKVLFIGDGINDAPALNLASASISFSKASELAKKSGDLILIKDDLSLIAYCFELSQRTKNIIKLNLFWAFIYNALCIPIAAGFVPFISLSPHLAALAMCFSSVTVVVNSLRLR, via the coding sequence ATGCATGAGATAAGATTAAAAATAGGCAATATGACCTGTGTTAATTGCTCTAATGCCGTAGAAAAAGTCTGTGCAAAAATTGATGGGGTGGAAGATGTAAGTGTTTCTTATGTGAATTCTAGTGGAGTGTTTTTGCTTAAAGATTTATCTTTGGAGAAAAAAATAAAAGAAAAAATCAAAGCACTTGGTTTTGAAGTATTGCATGAAGAGCAAAATTTATATGAATTTAAAGTGCAAGAACTTAAAAATATGAAAATAAAGCTTATTACAAGCATAATCTTAAGTGCTATTGTGATGTATTTTGAAATGTTTATTCAAAGCAATACTTCTGCTTTGATTCAAATGTTTTTATCTATGGTAGCGATTTTTGGTTGTGGAAAAGATTTTTTTATCCATGCTTTTAAAGGATTAAAACATAAAAATTTAGACATGAATACCTTGATATCCTTGGGAGCTTTTACTTCTTTTGCATATTCTTTTTTTGTGTATTTTGGGGTATTTAGTAAAGATGGGTATTTGTATTTTAGTGGTGGAGCGATGATTATAAGCTTTGTTTTGCTGGGTAAATATCTAGAAGAAAAGGTCAAATTTAAATCCTTAGAATATCAAAACAAATTAAAAAACATAGATGTTAAAAAAGCTAATATAATCTTAGAAGATGGAAGCATAAAAAGCATACCTAGTGCTTTTGTGAAAGAAAACGATGTGATCTTGGTAAAAGAGGGAGAAAGTGTTGTTGCTGATGGGGTGATTATCACAGGTGAGGCTGAAGTTGATGTGAGTTTTTTAACAGGAGAGTTTTTACCGCTTTTGAAAAAGCAAAATGATGAAATTTTAGCAGGAACTGTGTTGATTAATGGAAGTTTAAAGATTAAAGCTAGTAAAAAAGCGATTGAAAGTTCATTAGAGCAAATCAAGGATCTTGTTTTTAAAGCAGGTAATGTCAAAACTCCTTTGACTAATTTAGCGAATAAAATTTCAGCTTATTTTGTAGCATGCATAATTATTTTTTCATTTTTTGTGTTTGCTTTTTGGTATTTTAAAGAAGGGATAAATGTAGCATTTTTATATGCTTGTGCTACACTTTTAATCTCTTGTCCTTGCGCTTTAGGCTTAGCAACTCCTATAGCTATAGTCAGTGCTTTAGCAAATGGTGCAAGAAATTTTATCTTAGTGAAAAATCCAGCGGTATTGGAGAGTTTATCTAGCATAAAACTTGCTATTTTTGATAAAACAGGCACATTAAGCCAAGATGATTTAAGTGTTTACAAACATAATCTTACTCAAGAAGATTTTCAAAAACTTACGCAAATTGAAAATTTAAGCTCGCACCCAATCGCAAAGGCTTTTATTAAAGAATTGAATGTAAATTTAAATTTGCAAGGAAAATTAAGTGTTTTGGTGGGTAGTGGTTTGCTTTATGAGGAAAATGAAGATAAATATTTAATAGGCAATGAAAAATTAATGCTTGAAAATGATGTTGATATACAAAAAAGCAAGCAATTTTTGCAAGAATTTGAAGATCAAGCACCTATATGTTTGTATTTTGCAAAAAATAATATTTGTCTTGGCGGGGTTTGTTTAAAAAATAAACTTAAAAACGAAGCTAAAGACTTGATAGCCAATTTAAAACAAAAAGATATAAAAAGTATTATTTTAAGTGGTGATAATAAAAAAAGTGTTACAAAAATAGCAAATGAGCTTAATATCGATACATATTATTTTGATTTAAAACCTAGTCAAAAACTTGATTTCATAAAAGAAAAAATCAAAAAAGAAAAAGTTCTTTTTATAGGAGATGGTATCAATGACGCTCCTGCTTTAAATTTAGCTAGCGCAAGCATAAGTTTTTCTAAAGCAAGTGAGCTTGCTAAAAAAAGTGGAGATTTGATTTTAATAAAAGATGACTTATCGTTGATAGCTTATTGTTTTGAGCTGTCTCAAAGAACTAAAAATATCATCAAACTTAATCTTTTTTGGGCTTTTATTTACAATGCTTTGTGTATTCCCATTGCGGCAGGATTTGTGCCATTTATAAGTCTTAGTCCACATTTGGCAGCTTTAGCAATGTGTTTTAGCTCAGTAACAGTTGTAGTTAATTCTTTAAGATTGCGTTAG
- a CDS encoding YebC/PmpR family DNA-binding transcriptional regulator: MGRAFEYRRASKEARWDKMSKLFPKLAKAIQVAAKEGGADPDMNPKLRSAIATAKANNMPKDNIDAAIKRASGKDSADIKNIHYEGKAAHGALIIVECMSDNPTRTVANVKAIFSKNGGEILQNGSLTFMFSHKAVFHLEKYDGDLEELELELIDAGLEELEQNDEELLVIGDYTAFGELSNAIEKKGLVLKKAGLEYLANNPVSFNEEQLLDIEKLLDKLEDDDDVQAVYTNIE, encoded by the coding sequence ATGGGAAGAGCGTTTGAATACCGCAGAGCCTCTAAAGAAGCAAGATGGGATAAAATGAGCAAACTTTTTCCAAAACTTGCAAAAGCAATACAAGTAGCAGCAAAAGAAGGTGGAGCCGATCCTGACATGAATCCAAAGCTTCGTAGTGCTATTGCTACTGCAAAAGCCAATAATATGCCAAAAGATAATATCGATGCGGCTATTAAAAGAGCTAGCGGTAAAGATAGTGCTGATATTAAAAATATCCACTACGAAGGAAAAGCTGCGCATGGTGCGTTGATCATTGTTGAATGTATGAGCGATAATCCTACTCGTACTGTAGCAAATGTAAAAGCAATTTTTAGTAAAAATGGCGGAGAAATTTTACAAAATGGCTCTTTGACTTTTATGTTTTCACATAAGGCTGTTTTTCATCTTGAAAAATACGATGGAGATCTTGAAGAACTCGAGCTTGAGCTAATCGATGCAGGACTTGAAGAGCTTGAGCAAAATGATGAAGAATTATTGGTTATTGGCGATTATACTGCTTTTGGTGAGCTTAGTAATGCCATAGAAAAAAAAGGATTGGTGCTTAAAAAAGCAGGACTTGAATACCTTGCTAACAATCCTGTAAGTTTCAACGAAGAACAACTTCTTGACATTGAAA
- a CDS encoding GNAT family N-acetyltransferase, whose translation MVRKARKTDVKKCIQLLALAMDHFIYKLSGYDEYQKAIEVLEGFFVQENNRLSYENVCVYEENGEILGAICFYDGIMADELDMPLNEHLKNLGINEKVLKECEDEFYLDSICVDEKARGKGIAKKLIEYAFNEALRNGKKLSLIVEDENINAKILYEKMGFKLIKNKIFHSHLYEYREKGE comes from the coding sequence GTGGTAAGAAAAGCTAGAAAAACTGATGTGAAAAAATGCATTCAATTACTTGCTTTGGCGATGGATCATTTTATTTATAAGCTTAGTGGATATGATGAGTATCAAAAAGCCATAGAAGTTTTAGAGGGCTTTTTTGTCCAAGAGAATAATCGTTTAAGTTATGAAAATGTATGCGTATATGAAGAAAATGGGGAAATTTTGGGTGCGATTTGTTTTTATGATGGAATTATGGCAGATGAACTAGATATGCCTTTAAATGAACATTTAAAAAATTTAGGCATTAACGAAAAGGTGTTAAAAGAATGCGAAGATGAGTTTTATTTAGATAGCATTTGTGTAGATGAGAAAGCTAGGGGAAAGGGTATTGCTAAGAAATTGATTGAATATGCCTTTAATGAAGCTTTGAGAAATGGTAAAAAACTTTCATTGATTGTTGAAGATGAAAATATCAATGCAAAAATACTTTATGAAAAAATGGGTTTTAAATTAATAAAAAATAAAATTTTTCATTCACATTTATACGAATATAGAGAAAAAGGAGAATGA
- the msrP gene encoding protein-methionine-sulfoxide reductase catalytic subunit MsrP, translating to MNITNEQLYNKRRHFLKLGAGALVSSTLIQSKLMALNFFPDPNNEKLKLSDEKIATNYVNFYEFSTDKKRAVELAKNFNTQGWKIEVSGEVEEPLSLTMEDLLAFPLEERIYRFRCVETWSMVVPWVGFELRALIEKCKVKSDAKFIKFTTLFDKNQFADQASFFPTLDYPYVEGLRMDEAMHPLTIMAVGMYKKPLLGQNGAPIRLVVPWKYGFKSIKSIAKIEFTKEQPKSTWEIANPREYGFYANVNPNVSHPRWSQANERPLGDFFTKPTILFNGYEKEVAYLYKDMDLKVHF from the coding sequence ATGAATATCACAAACGAACAATTATATAACAAAAGACGCCATTTTTTAAAACTAGGTGCGGGTGCTTTAGTTAGTTCAACACTTATACAATCTAAGCTAATGGCGCTTAATTTCTTTCCTGATCCAAACAATGAAAAGCTAAAATTAAGCGATGAAAAAATCGCAACTAATTATGTTAATTTTTATGAATTTTCCACAGATAAAAAAAGAGCCGTTGAACTTGCAAAAAATTTCAATACTCAAGGCTGGAAAATAGAAGTAAGCGGAGAAGTAGAAGAACCATTAAGTTTAACTATGGAAGATTTACTAGCTTTTCCTCTAGAAGAAAGAATTTATAGATTTCGCTGTGTTGAAACCTGGTCTATGGTTGTGCCATGGGTAGGATTTGAACTGCGCGCATTGATAGAAAAGTGCAAGGTTAAAAGTGATGCAAAATTTATCAAATTTACCACTCTTTTTGATAAAAACCAATTTGCCGATCAAGCTTCGTTTTTTCCAACTTTAGACTATCCTTATGTAGAAGGCTTAAGAATGGATGAGGCTATGCACCCCTTAACGATTATGGCAGTAGGTATGTATAAAAAACCTTTATTAGGACAAAATGGAGCACCGATTCGCCTTGTTGTGCCATGGAAATACGGTTTTAAAAGTATTAAATCTATTGCCAAAATAGAATTTACCAAAGAGCAGCCAAAATCAACATGGGAGATAGCCAACCCTAGAGAATATGGTTTTTATGCCAATGTCAATCCCAACGTTTCACATCCAAGATGGTCTCAAGCTAATGAGCGTCCTTTGGGAGATTTTTTCACCAAACCAACTATATTGTTTAATGGTTATGAAAAAGAAGTAGCATATTTATATAAAGATATGGATTTAAAGGTTCATTTTTGA
- a CDS encoding NAD(P)/FAD-dependent oxidoreductase, producing MQRRDFLNGMALTILAGMTPLQVLYGKEAKIEDFTKEYYPPKWLGLRGSNNASYEFAHMLRDGEKFDFSAIKPKQEYDLVVVGAGISGLAAACFYQDKFGKDKKILILDNHDDFGGHARRNEIDLEDGTILSYGGSETFQSPKALYSKEVVDLLSSLGVDIDELAKRFDVNFYPDLNLSRGVYFSKTEFGVDKIVSGNPRKVICDDIPEGRHNGRSIEAFIGDFPLNEKDKKDLIALFKSEKDYLKGLTKEQRDEYVAKTSYKKFLEEKVKLSPQAVKFFEGITDDFLALGIDAVSCGDARVSFLPGFDKLGLDPIEGEALAEMEEPYIHHCADGNTTVARLMVRRLIPDVSKKGKDMDEVTLAHFDYSKLDLAKNKVRLRLNSTVINVENTKDGALVTYVNKDKNYRVKAKKVVMANYNSMIPYIVPSMPQDQKDALSKNVKTSLLHTNVIISNWEPFIKLGVHEIYSPKMPYARTKLDYPVDMGGYHHPRDPKKSICVHMVCSPLVFASMQGIDLEGMDARDRARVGRNLLFTMSFEEHEKIVRDQLQGMLGSAGFDHERDIKAIVVNRWGHCYSYTENSLFDDSDEVQKTIELARKPFGNIVIANSDADWDAYMHTAIDQAYRAVNEL from the coding sequence ATGCAAAGAAGAGACTTTTTAAATGGAATGGCTTTGACTATACTTGCAGGAATGACTCCTTTGCAAGTACTTTATGGAAAAGAAGCCAAAATAGAAGATTTTACCAAAGAATACTACCCTCCAAAATGGCTTGGACTAAGAGGTAGCAATAATGCAAGTTATGAATTTGCACATATGCTAAGAGATGGTGAAAAATTTGACTTTAGCGCTATCAAACCTAAACAAGAATATGATTTGGTTGTTGTTGGAGCTGGAATTAGTGGTTTAGCAGCTGCCTGTTTTTATCAAGATAAATTTGGAAAAGATAAAAAAATTCTTATCCTTGATAATCATGATGATTTTGGTGGACATGCTAGAAGAAATGAAATAGATTTAGAAGATGGTACTATTTTAAGTTATGGTGGTAGCGAAACATTTCAATCACCAAAGGCGTTATATTCTAAAGAAGTAGTAGATTTATTATCATCTTTGGGTGTGGATATTGATGAGCTTGCTAAACGTTTTGATGTAAATTTTTATCCTGATTTAAATCTTAGTCGCGGTGTGTATTTTTCTAAAACTGAATTTGGTGTAGATAAAATCGTTAGCGGCAACCCTAGAAAGGTGATTTGCGATGATATTCCTGAAGGCAGACACAATGGTAGAAGCATCGAAGCTTTTATAGGTGATTTTCCATTAAATGAAAAAGATAAAAAAGATCTTATTGCTTTATTTAAAAGCGAAAAAGACTATTTAAAAGGTTTGACAAAAGAGCAAAGAGATGAGTATGTGGCCAAAACAAGCTATAAAAAATTCTTAGAAGAAAAGGTTAAGCTTTCACCACAAGCCGTAAAATTCTTTGAAGGTATAACAGATGACTTTTTAGCTTTAGGTATTGATGCTGTTTCTTGTGGAGATGCTAGGGTTTCATTTTTACCTGGTTTTGACAAACTAGGACTAGATCCAATCGAGGGAGAAGCATTAGCTGAAATGGAAGAGCCATACATCCACCACTGCGCTGATGGTAATACTACTGTTGCTAGATTAATGGTTAGAAGATTAATTCCTGATGTATCTAAAAAAGGTAAAGATATGGATGAAGTTACTCTAGCTCATTTTGATTATTCTAAACTTGATCTTGCTAAAAACAAAGTACGCTTAAGATTAAACAGCACTGTTATAAATGTAGAAAACACAAAAGATGGAGCTTTGGTAACTTATGTTAATAAAGACAAAAATTACAGAGTAAAAGCTAAAAAAGTTGTAATGGCAAATTATAATAGTATGATTCCATACATAGTACCAAGCATGCCACAAGATCAAAAAGATGCTTTGAGTAAAAACGTAAAAACATCACTTTTACACACAAATGTTATTATAAGCAACTGGGAACCATTTATAAAGCTTGGAGTGCATGAAATTTATTCACCAAAAATGCCTTATGCTAGAACTAAACTTGATTATCCTGTAGATATGGGAGGATACCACCATCCAAGAGATCCTAAAAAATCTATTTGTGTTCATATGGTATGCTCACCTTTAGTATTTGCTTCTATGCAAGGAATCGACCTTGAGGGAATGGATGCAAGAGATAGAGCTAGAGTGGGTAGAAATTTATTATTCACTATGAGTTTTGAAGAACACGAAAAAATTGTTCGCGATCAACTTCAAGGCATGTTAGGTTCGGCTGGATTTGACCATGAAAGAGACATTAAGGCTATAGTTGTAAATCGTTGGGGACACTGCTATTCATATACAGAAAATAGTCTTTTTGATGATAGCGATGAAGTGCAAAAAACTATAGAACTTGCAAGAAAACCTTTTGGTAATATCGTTATAGCAAATTCAGATGCTGATTGGGATGCTTATATGCACACAGCAATTGATCAAGCATATCGTGCTGTTAATGAATTATAA
- a CDS encoding heavy-metal-associated domain-containing protein has protein sequence MIIKTKNINCQSCVNLIKASLEDEFGAMQINVETKSIEIDLKAEQVEEFKKQLQDLGFEIDNA, from the coding sequence GTGATTATCAAGACTAAAAATATCAACTGTCAAAGTTGTGTAAATTTGATCAAAGCTTCTTTGGAAGATGAATTTGGTGCTATGCAAATTAATGTTGAAACAAAAAGTATTGAGATTGATTTAAAAGCAGAGCAGGTTGAAGAATTTAAAAAACAATTACAAGATTTGGGTTTTGAAATAGATAATGCATGA
- a CDS encoding ferric reductase, whose amino-acid sequence MYKKIYNSIGFLAFILSIIYSCYQITQEFDIVKSVYFYSGIFTLIFFGFSLFFSLLKYKHSKDYPKFLGFYAFFWILIHFLNYFIFGKNLNVFIFIKDTFSKILELSGFIGFFILTLMFISSFKPFKKFSKVRKLGYLCFLISTWHYFLSAKVPQIPHFLALSLALIFLLIKLYKNYKKRKKVTFL is encoded by the coding sequence ATGTATAAAAAAATTTACAATAGCATCGGATTTTTAGCTTTTATACTTAGCATAATTTATAGTTGTTATCAAATAACACAAGAATTTGATATTGTTAAATCTGTGTATTTTTATAGTGGAATATTTACTTTAATCTTTTTTGGTTTTAGTTTATTTTTCTCACTTTTAAAATACAAACACTCCAAAGATTATCCTAAATTTTTGGGCTTTTATGCTTTTTTTTGGATTTTAATTCATTTTTTAAATTATTTTATCTTTGGAAAAAATCTAAATGTATTTATTTTTATCAAGGATACTTTTAGCAAAATTTTAGAACTAAGTGGTTTTATAGGCTTTTTCATCCTTACCTTAATGTTTATAAGCTCTTTTAAGCCTTTTAAAAAATTCAGCAAAGTAAGAAAGTTAGGTTATCTTTGTTTTCTAATAAGCACTTGGCATTATTTTTTATCTGCCAAAGTACCACAAATTCCACATTTTTTAGCTTTAAGCCTAGCCTTAATTTTTCTACTTATTAAACTATATAAAAATTATAAAAAGAGAAAAAAAGTAACTTTTTTATAA